From the genome of Labrus bergylta chromosome 12, fLabBer1.1, whole genome shotgun sequence, one region includes:
- the ccnt1 gene encoding cyclin-T1 isoform X1, translated as MAASFRSLPASCNNKWYYNRQQIDNSPSRRAGLDPDKELSYRQQAANLLQDMGQRLNVSQLTINTAIVYMHRFYMVQSFTRFHRNVISPAALFLAAKVEEQPRKLEHVIKVAHACLNPQDPSPDVRSDAYLQQAQDLVILESIILQTLAFEITIDHPHTHVVKCTQLVRVVPASKDLAQTSYFMATNSLHLTTFCLQYSPPVVACVCIHLACKWSNWEIPVSTDGKHWWQYVDPTVTLELLDELTHEFLQILEKTPSRLKRIRNWKAGGQTPKAKPKVQEDGDQRDAMMSMISMASSESTVAGLMSLSAPPTTSSSSSSGGEKDRGASGSAQTWSGKGQPAVSEQLQANNEIHVPAKVSLSEYRAKNADVLAAQKRKLENMEASVKRDYANAAQALIGQQQRKEKQHHQQQQQQSSSSTSDTSNPSPIILKIPLDKERHERSSLKMRLPLAGGGSGGHSAGSRGQEQDIKVRIRVPEKQRGSSGEEGKSRDKHRERSNHHHHHHHHHHHSSSSGASLSSHKHSSGSSGASGSNKKVPSDRTGSSSASRKRTHSQDPTAGSHPAGKVSKSARNTYQLPSLSSSSGQTLGPSGDILPALSLPHHQGSYPHSKGDKTDTNGHGAAAGAQSNEYQDTFEMLNSLLSAQGVQPAQPSMFDYRSQYGDFRYSGGSRGSNSRPPPLPSEPPPPLPPLPK; from the exons ATGGCGGCTTCGTTTCGTTCTCTCCCTGCAAGCTGTAACAACAAATGGTACTACAACCGACAACAGATCGACAACAGCCCATCTCGGCGAGCTGGACTTGATCCGGACAAAGAACTGTCCTACAGACAACAGGCGGCCAACCTGCTGCAGGACATGGGACAGCGGCTCAATGT GTCCCAACTCACTATAAATACAGCCATTGTGTACATGCATCGTTTCTACATGGTCCAGTCATTCACCAGATTCCACAGAAAT GTTATTTCTCCAGCTGCTCTCTTCCTGGCTGCAAAGGTTGAGGAGCAGCCGAGGAAGCTGGAACATGTTATCAAGGTGGCTCATGCATGTCTCAATCCTCAGGATCCTTCTCCAGATGTACGCAGCGAT GCCTACCTGCAACAAGCCCAAGACCTGGTCATTCTTGAGAGCATAATACTCCAGACCTTGG CATTTGAAATCACCATTGACCATCCACATACTCATGTTGTCAAGTGCACTCAGCTGGTCAGAG TTGTTCCAGCGAGTAAGGATTTGGCTCAAACATCATACTTTATGGCCACAAACAG TCTGCACTTGACCACGTTCTGCCTGCAGTACAGTCCGCCCGTCGTGGCCTGCGTGTGCATCCACCTCGCCTGCAAATGGTCCAACTGGGAGATCCCCGTGTCGACAGACGGCAAACACTGGTGGCAGTACGTGGATCCTACGGTTACCCTCGAGCTGCTGGATG AGCTCACACACGAGTTCCTGCAGATTTTGGAGAAAACACCCAGCAGGTTGAAACGGATCCGCAACTGGAAG GCTGGAGGTCAGACGCCAAAAGCCAAGCCCAAAGTCCAGGAGGACGGCGACCAGAGGGACGCCATGATGAGCATGATTTCTATGGCTTCATCAGAGAGCACTGTGGCGGGCCTCATGAGCCTCTCCGCTCCACCCAccacttcttcttcctcttcctctggcGGGGAGAAGGACAGAGGTGCGTCCGGCAGCGCTCAGACCTGGAGTGGGAAGGGTCAGCCGGCCGTGTCCGAGCAGCTGCAGGCGAACAACGAGATCCACGTCCCGGCTAAGGTGTCGCTGAGCGAGTACCGCGCCAAGAACGCCGACGTCCTGGCCGCCCAGAAAAGGAAGCTGGAGAACATGGAGGCCAGCGTGAAGAGGGACTACGCCAATGCTGCTCAGGCGCTCATCgggcagcagcagaggaaggagaagcagcatcatcaacagcagcagcagcagtccagCTCTTCCACCTCCGACACGTCTAACCCGTCGcccattattttaaaaatcccTCTGGACAAGGAGCGGCACGAGAGGAGTTCACTGAAAATGCGTCTCCCCCTCGCCGGAGGAGGAAGCGGTGGGCACAGCGCCGGCTCCCGAGGACAGGAGCAGGACATCAAAGTGAGAATACGAGTGCCCGAGAAGCAGAGGGGCAGCTCAGGAGAGGAGGGCAAGAGCAGGGACAAGCACAGAGAACGCtccaaccaccaccaccatcatcatcaccaccaccaccattcTTCCTCCAGCGGTGCCTCGCTCTCCTCCCACAAACACTCGTCTGGTTCCAGCGGGGCGTCCGGGAGCAACAAAAAAGTCCCGAGCGACAGGACTGGCTCCTCGTCCGCCTCGCGCAAGAGGACGCACTCCCAAGACCCCACAGCGGGCTCTCACCCTGCTGGCAAAGTCAGCAAGTCCGCTAGGAACACCTACCAGCTGCCGTCCCTGTCTTCCTCCTCTGGACAAACTCTGGGGCCCAGTGGGGACATTCTCCCCGCACTGAGCCTCCCCCACCACCAGGGGAGCTACCCGCACTCCAAAGGCGACAAGACGGACACGAACGGGCACGGGGCCGCAGCGGGGGCTCAGTCGAACGAGTACCAGGATACTTTTGAAATGTTGAACTCGCTTCTGAGTGCGCAGGGGGTCCAGCCGGCACAGCCGTCCATGTTTGACTACAGATCCCAATACGGGGACTTCAGGTACAGCGGCGGCTCTAGAGGGAGCAACTCCAGACCCCCACCCCTGCCTTCAGAACCTCCTCCCCCGCTGCCGCCATTGCCCAAATGA
- the ccnt1 gene encoding cyclin-T1 isoform X2, with protein MAASFRSLPASCNNKWYYNRQQIDNSPSRRAGLDPDKELSYRQQAANLLQDMGQRLNVSQLTINTAIVYMHRFYMVQSFTRFHRNVISPAALFLAAKVEEQPRKLEHVIKVAHACLNPQDPSPDVRSDAYLQQAQDLVILESIILQTLAFEITIDHPHTHVVKCTQLVRASKDLAQTSYFMATNSLHLTTFCLQYSPPVVACVCIHLACKWSNWEIPVSTDGKHWWQYVDPTVTLELLDELTHEFLQILEKTPSRLKRIRNWKAGGQTPKAKPKVQEDGDQRDAMMSMISMASSESTVAGLMSLSAPPTTSSSSSSGGEKDRGASGSAQTWSGKGQPAVSEQLQANNEIHVPAKVSLSEYRAKNADVLAAQKRKLENMEASVKRDYANAAQALIGQQQRKEKQHHQQQQQQSSSSTSDTSNPSPIILKIPLDKERHERSSLKMRLPLAGGGSGGHSAGSRGQEQDIKVRIRVPEKQRGSSGEEGKSRDKHRERSNHHHHHHHHHHHSSSSGASLSSHKHSSGSSGASGSNKKVPSDRTGSSSASRKRTHSQDPTAGSHPAGKVSKSARNTYQLPSLSSSSGQTLGPSGDILPALSLPHHQGSYPHSKGDKTDTNGHGAAAGAQSNEYQDTFEMLNSLLSAQGVQPAQPSMFDYRSQYGDFRYSGGSRGSNSRPPPLPSEPPPPLPPLPK; from the exons ATGGCGGCTTCGTTTCGTTCTCTCCCTGCAAGCTGTAACAACAAATGGTACTACAACCGACAACAGATCGACAACAGCCCATCTCGGCGAGCTGGACTTGATCCGGACAAAGAACTGTCCTACAGACAACAGGCGGCCAACCTGCTGCAGGACATGGGACAGCGGCTCAATGT GTCCCAACTCACTATAAATACAGCCATTGTGTACATGCATCGTTTCTACATGGTCCAGTCATTCACCAGATTCCACAGAAAT GTTATTTCTCCAGCTGCTCTCTTCCTGGCTGCAAAGGTTGAGGAGCAGCCGAGGAAGCTGGAACATGTTATCAAGGTGGCTCATGCATGTCTCAATCCTCAGGATCCTTCTCCAGATGTACGCAGCGAT GCCTACCTGCAACAAGCCCAAGACCTGGTCATTCTTGAGAGCATAATACTCCAGACCTTGG CATTTGAAATCACCATTGACCATCCACATACTCATGTTGTCAAGTGCACTCAGCTGGTCAGAG CGAGTAAGGATTTGGCTCAAACATCATACTTTATGGCCACAAACAG TCTGCACTTGACCACGTTCTGCCTGCAGTACAGTCCGCCCGTCGTGGCCTGCGTGTGCATCCACCTCGCCTGCAAATGGTCCAACTGGGAGATCCCCGTGTCGACAGACGGCAAACACTGGTGGCAGTACGTGGATCCTACGGTTACCCTCGAGCTGCTGGATG AGCTCACACACGAGTTCCTGCAGATTTTGGAGAAAACACCCAGCAGGTTGAAACGGATCCGCAACTGGAAG GCTGGAGGTCAGACGCCAAAAGCCAAGCCCAAAGTCCAGGAGGACGGCGACCAGAGGGACGCCATGATGAGCATGATTTCTATGGCTTCATCAGAGAGCACTGTGGCGGGCCTCATGAGCCTCTCCGCTCCACCCAccacttcttcttcctcttcctctggcGGGGAGAAGGACAGAGGTGCGTCCGGCAGCGCTCAGACCTGGAGTGGGAAGGGTCAGCCGGCCGTGTCCGAGCAGCTGCAGGCGAACAACGAGATCCACGTCCCGGCTAAGGTGTCGCTGAGCGAGTACCGCGCCAAGAACGCCGACGTCCTGGCCGCCCAGAAAAGGAAGCTGGAGAACATGGAGGCCAGCGTGAAGAGGGACTACGCCAATGCTGCTCAGGCGCTCATCgggcagcagcagaggaaggagaagcagcatcatcaacagcagcagcagcagtccagCTCTTCCACCTCCGACACGTCTAACCCGTCGcccattattttaaaaatcccTCTGGACAAGGAGCGGCACGAGAGGAGTTCACTGAAAATGCGTCTCCCCCTCGCCGGAGGAGGAAGCGGTGGGCACAGCGCCGGCTCCCGAGGACAGGAGCAGGACATCAAAGTGAGAATACGAGTGCCCGAGAAGCAGAGGGGCAGCTCAGGAGAGGAGGGCAAGAGCAGGGACAAGCACAGAGAACGCtccaaccaccaccaccatcatcatcaccaccaccaccattcTTCCTCCAGCGGTGCCTCGCTCTCCTCCCACAAACACTCGTCTGGTTCCAGCGGGGCGTCCGGGAGCAACAAAAAAGTCCCGAGCGACAGGACTGGCTCCTCGTCCGCCTCGCGCAAGAGGACGCACTCCCAAGACCCCACAGCGGGCTCTCACCCTGCTGGCAAAGTCAGCAAGTCCGCTAGGAACACCTACCAGCTGCCGTCCCTGTCTTCCTCCTCTGGACAAACTCTGGGGCCCAGTGGGGACATTCTCCCCGCACTGAGCCTCCCCCACCACCAGGGGAGCTACCCGCACTCCAAAGGCGACAAGACGGACACGAACGGGCACGGGGCCGCAGCGGGGGCTCAGTCGAACGAGTACCAGGATACTTTTGAAATGTTGAACTCGCTTCTGAGTGCGCAGGGGGTCCAGCCGGCACAGCCGTCCATGTTTGACTACAGATCCCAATACGGGGACTTCAGGTACAGCGGCGGCTCTAGAGGGAGCAACTCCAGACCCCCACCCCTGCCTTCAGAACCTCCTCCCCCGCTGCCGCCATTGCCCAAATGA
- the ccnt1 gene encoding cyclin-T1 isoform X3, translating into MSQSSGSFSRCTQRSFEITIDHPHTHVVKCTQLVRVVPASKDLAQTSYFMATNSLHLTTFCLQYSPPVVACVCIHLACKWSNWEIPVSTDGKHWWQYVDPTVTLELLDELTHEFLQILEKTPSRLKRIRNWKAGGQTPKAKPKVQEDGDQRDAMMSMISMASSESTVAGLMSLSAPPTTSSSSSSGGEKDRGASGSAQTWSGKGQPAVSEQLQANNEIHVPAKVSLSEYRAKNADVLAAQKRKLENMEASVKRDYANAAQALIGQQQRKEKQHHQQQQQQSSSSTSDTSNPSPIILKIPLDKERHERSSLKMRLPLAGGGSGGHSAGSRGQEQDIKVRIRVPEKQRGSSGEEGKSRDKHRERSNHHHHHHHHHHHSSSSGASLSSHKHSSGSSGASGSNKKVPSDRTGSSSASRKRTHSQDPTAGSHPAGKVSKSARNTYQLPSLSSSSGQTLGPSGDILPALSLPHHQGSYPHSKGDKTDTNGHGAAAGAQSNEYQDTFEMLNSLLSAQGVQPAQPSMFDYRSQYGDFRYSGGSRGSNSRPPPLPSEPPPPLPPLPK; encoded by the exons ATGTCTCAATCCTCAGGATCCTTCTCCAGATGTACGCAGCGAT CATTTGAAATCACCATTGACCATCCACATACTCATGTTGTCAAGTGCACTCAGCTGGTCAGAG TTGTTCCAGCGAGTAAGGATTTGGCTCAAACATCATACTTTATGGCCACAAACAG TCTGCACTTGACCACGTTCTGCCTGCAGTACAGTCCGCCCGTCGTGGCCTGCGTGTGCATCCACCTCGCCTGCAAATGGTCCAACTGGGAGATCCCCGTGTCGACAGACGGCAAACACTGGTGGCAGTACGTGGATCCTACGGTTACCCTCGAGCTGCTGGATG AGCTCACACACGAGTTCCTGCAGATTTTGGAGAAAACACCCAGCAGGTTGAAACGGATCCGCAACTGGAAG GCTGGAGGTCAGACGCCAAAAGCCAAGCCCAAAGTCCAGGAGGACGGCGACCAGAGGGACGCCATGATGAGCATGATTTCTATGGCTTCATCAGAGAGCACTGTGGCGGGCCTCATGAGCCTCTCCGCTCCACCCAccacttcttcttcctcttcctctggcGGGGAGAAGGACAGAGGTGCGTCCGGCAGCGCTCAGACCTGGAGTGGGAAGGGTCAGCCGGCCGTGTCCGAGCAGCTGCAGGCGAACAACGAGATCCACGTCCCGGCTAAGGTGTCGCTGAGCGAGTACCGCGCCAAGAACGCCGACGTCCTGGCCGCCCAGAAAAGGAAGCTGGAGAACATGGAGGCCAGCGTGAAGAGGGACTACGCCAATGCTGCTCAGGCGCTCATCgggcagcagcagaggaaggagaagcagcatcatcaacagcagcagcagcagtccagCTCTTCCACCTCCGACACGTCTAACCCGTCGcccattattttaaaaatcccTCTGGACAAGGAGCGGCACGAGAGGAGTTCACTGAAAATGCGTCTCCCCCTCGCCGGAGGAGGAAGCGGTGGGCACAGCGCCGGCTCCCGAGGACAGGAGCAGGACATCAAAGTGAGAATACGAGTGCCCGAGAAGCAGAGGGGCAGCTCAGGAGAGGAGGGCAAGAGCAGGGACAAGCACAGAGAACGCtccaaccaccaccaccatcatcatcaccaccaccaccattcTTCCTCCAGCGGTGCCTCGCTCTCCTCCCACAAACACTCGTCTGGTTCCAGCGGGGCGTCCGGGAGCAACAAAAAAGTCCCGAGCGACAGGACTGGCTCCTCGTCCGCCTCGCGCAAGAGGACGCACTCCCAAGACCCCACAGCGGGCTCTCACCCTGCTGGCAAAGTCAGCAAGTCCGCTAGGAACACCTACCAGCTGCCGTCCCTGTCTTCCTCCTCTGGACAAACTCTGGGGCCCAGTGGGGACATTCTCCCCGCACTGAGCCTCCCCCACCACCAGGGGAGCTACCCGCACTCCAAAGGCGACAAGACGGACACGAACGGGCACGGGGCCGCAGCGGGGGCTCAGTCGAACGAGTACCAGGATACTTTTGAAATGTTGAACTCGCTTCTGAGTGCGCAGGGGGTCCAGCCGGCACAGCCGTCCATGTTTGACTACAGATCCCAATACGGGGACTTCAGGTACAGCGGCGGCTCTAGAGGGAGCAACTCCAGACCCCCACCCCTGCCTTCAGAACCTCCTCCCCCGCTGCCGCCATTGCCCAAATGA